One Chitinophaga sp. H8 DNA window includes the following coding sequences:
- a CDS encoding SusC/RagA family TonB-linked outer membrane protein, whose product MQKSLTLTFIRRLMRWSALVVICITCSFSLLLASNGYSQLLTQVKVTATFENESLESCIKKLGGTYHISFGYDHQELQRYHIKKLRFVDDPLNKVIHTLLQNTNLTFSEKNGVVLIVNQPPIPAAIVQQPAPGRLKGLVTEAGTGTPIPGVSVKLVGTKKMCATNEKGGYEMIVPAGNYAVQFSFIGYKGEVKNSVKVIPATVVSCDAMLTVEASRLLEAVVIGYGVQERRSLLGSVGSYKPSEENGQLPLSIDQAMVGKIPGVFIAPSSGIPGAASAITIRGLSTLNSKGNSPLFVVDGVPVYGIDRDRNTVNYRNGSTDGFSYGGNQVVNDYTQPSSFEKNPLATLNPNDIESIEVLKDAYSTAIYGSRGAAGVILITTKKGARGKMRIDAQISTSFNRPRKLPKLMTGDQYADFYTNLFNQKKDTMAFPKGVNTNWLDEVIRTGIGTNAQVSMSGGTDKTNYFVSLGFDRDQSFIINNDFSRYQGRVNIDNQISKALKAGVNMTLSYADNNALNAQSVYRNAIQKAPNIAVMDSTGKYNWLFGNNPTGPESATNPVAEATTGKNFSRDSRVLGNLYAELKLTPWLVVHSDFGTDWINTRSFSRMIERPRVVGGIANESLQQMLKWVVNNRIELNKMIGDDHSVSAMVGQSFEKSVESVNAVTGTGFLNDDVMSIVAAKDKRVVNSVEQRWAQLSYLSRINYEYKHRYLVGITYRLDGSSRFSANHRFVGFPSFALGWVPSQTEWLKNVKVIDQLKVRASVGFTGTDGGNGYYGNQGQYIINVTGATYGNITGIEVKQPTNPNLEWEKTTTYNAGMDLSLLNGRISATVDYYQRQTKNAILSSALPAFMGFTTQTQNLADLSNKGIEFSVMSQNINGKHFQWSTNFNISRNRNKIEKLHKISEDDLARQNEIDGGRFWKTGGSATTFYLYEWGGVNPENGQPVWVDNTGKTSEVPIQKQFPDAPYVHRKNMGDAMPTVFGGFGNTFQYKGFELNAFFSFSAGNKIYNGAKAALYNYLGSSYTANNTYNLSPDLLNYWQKPGQITDIPALINNSNFSDVGFGSSYDYTLDRQNSRFLEDASFIKLRSLSLSYNFNKQQLRKITFLSALKIFAEGNNLLVISGYSGIDPEVSAYGSYGLNMGFDELTMPAPRTWRFGVKASF is encoded by the coding sequence ATGCAAAAATCGCTTACGCTAACCTTTATCCGGCGCCTTATGAGATGGAGTGCATTGGTCGTAATTTGTATCACTTGTAGTTTTAGCCTGCTTTTAGCAAGCAATGGCTATAGTCAGCTATTAACGCAAGTGAAGGTTACTGCCACTTTCGAGAACGAATCATTGGAGTCATGTATCAAAAAACTGGGAGGTACTTACCATATCTCTTTTGGATACGACCACCAGGAACTGCAACGCTACCACATCAAAAAGTTACGCTTTGTGGATGATCCACTTAATAAAGTCATACATACATTATTGCAAAATACCAACCTCACTTTCTCAGAAAAAAATGGAGTAGTACTAATTGTAAACCAACCACCCATTCCAGCAGCTATTGTACAGCAACCAGCTCCGGGAAGGTTGAAAGGACTGGTTACAGAAGCCGGTACCGGAACTCCTATACCAGGGGTTTCTGTAAAACTGGTGGGAACAAAAAAGATGTGTGCAACGAATGAAAAAGGCGGTTATGAAATGATTGTTCCTGCTGGTAACTATGCAGTACAGTTTTCCTTTATTGGTTATAAAGGAGAAGTGAAAAATAGCGTTAAGGTAATACCTGCTACTGTTGTATCCTGTGATGCTATGCTTACCGTAGAGGCATCCCGCCTATTAGAGGCAGTCGTAATAGGGTACGGTGTGCAGGAAAGACGCAGCTTACTGGGATCTGTAGGTAGTTACAAACCATCGGAAGAGAATGGACAATTACCATTATCTATTGATCAGGCTATGGTAGGAAAAATACCAGGTGTATTTATTGCTCCTTCCAGTGGTATACCTGGTGCTGCCAGTGCTATTACCATTCGGGGGCTCAGTACACTTAACAGCAAGGGAAATTCCCCGCTGTTTGTGGTGGATGGGGTGCCTGTCTATGGAATTGACAGAGACCGTAATACGGTCAACTACAGAAATGGTAGCACGGATGGGTTTTCCTATGGTGGCAACCAGGTGGTGAATGATTATACCCAGCCTTCTTCATTTGAAAAGAATCCCCTGGCTACCCTTAACCCCAATGATATTGAATCCATAGAAGTACTGAAAGATGCTTATTCTACTGCTATTTACGGCTCCCGGGGGGCTGCTGGCGTCATTTTAATTACTACTAAAAAAGGAGCACGTGGAAAAATGCGCATAGATGCACAGATAAGTACTTCTTTTAATCGCCCCCGTAAGTTGCCGAAACTCATGACCGGCGATCAGTATGCAGATTTTTATACCAACCTTTTCAACCAGAAAAAAGATACGATGGCCTTCCCTAAAGGGGTAAATACCAATTGGCTGGATGAAGTAATCCGCACGGGTATTGGTACCAACGCACAGGTATCAATGAGTGGTGGTACGGATAAAACCAATTATTTCGTTAGCCTGGGATTTGACAGGGACCAGTCTTTTATTATCAATAATGATTTCTCCCGCTACCAGGGAAGGGTAAATATCGATAATCAGATTAGTAAAGCCTTAAAAGCCGGAGTAAACATGACCCTCAGTTATGCAGACAACAATGCATTAAACGCTCAAAGTGTATACCGGAATGCTATTCAGAAAGCGCCTAATATCGCGGTTATGGACAGTACAGGGAAGTACAACTGGTTGTTCGGTAATAACCCTACAGGTCCCGAAAGTGCTACTAACCCGGTGGCAGAAGCTACCACAGGCAAGAATTTTTCAAGAGACAGCCGCGTACTGGGCAATCTGTATGCAGAACTGAAATTAACACCCTGGTTGGTAGTACATAGCGATTTTGGTACCGACTGGATCAATACGCGTTCCTTCAGCCGTATGATAGAACGTCCCAGAGTAGTGGGAGGAATTGCTAATGAATCCTTACAGCAGATGTTAAAATGGGTGGTGAATAACCGCATAGAACTCAATAAAATGATAGGCGATGATCACAGTGTCAGCGCCATGGTAGGACAAAGCTTCGAGAAATCGGTAGAATCTGTAAATGCGGTTACGGGTACAGGTTTCCTAAATGATGATGTGATGAGCATTGTGGCCGCAAAAGATAAACGGGTGGTGAATTCTGTGGAACAACGCTGGGCACAGCTGTCTTACCTGAGTCGCATTAACTACGAGTACAAACATCGTTACCTGGTTGGTATTACTTACCGGCTGGATGGTTCCTCCCGTTTCTCTGCTAATCATCGTTTTGTAGGATTCCCCTCTTTTGCATTGGGATGGGTACCCAGTCAAACTGAATGGTTGAAAAATGTAAAAGTAATTGATCAGCTGAAAGTGCGTGCGAGCGTAGGCTTTACAGGTACCGATGGCGGAAATGGATATTACGGTAACCAGGGACAATATATTATTAATGTAACAGGCGCTACATACGGCAACATTACAGGCATCGAAGTAAAACAGCCTACTAACCCTAACCTGGAATGGGAAAAAACGACGACCTATAACGCGGGGATGGACCTGTCTCTCCTGAATGGCAGGATCTCTGCTACCGTGGATTATTACCAGCGCCAGACAAAAAACGCCATCCTGTCGTCAGCTTTACCTGCTTTCATGGGCTTTACTACCCAGACACAAAACCTTGCCGATCTGAGTAATAAAGGAATTGAATTTTCTGTGATGAGCCAGAATATTAATGGAAAACATTTCCAATGGTCCACTAATTTCAATATCTCCCGCAACAGAAATAAAATTGAAAAACTGCATAAAATAAGTGAAGATGATCTGGCCCGGCAAAATGAAATTGATGGTGGCCGCTTCTGGAAAACAGGTGGCTCTGCAACCACTTTTTATCTCTATGAATGGGGAGGTGTAAACCCGGAAAACGGGCAGCCTGTTTGGGTGGATAATACGGGTAAAACTTCCGAAGTGCCTATTCAAAAGCAGTTTCCCGATGCGCCCTATGTTCATCGTAAGAATATGGGAGATGCCATGCCTACTGTATTTGGTGGATTCGGAAATACATTTCAATACAAAGGGTTTGAACTGAATGCATTCTTTTCTTTCTCCGCTGGCAACAAGATTTATAATGGTGCTAAGGCTGCGCTGTATAACTACCTGGGTAGTTCTTACACAGCTAATAATACCTACAATTTATCACCAGATTTGCTGAACTACTGGCAAAAGCCCGGCCAGATCACAGATATACCTGCGCTGATTAATAACTCTAATTTTTCTGATGTAGGTTTTGGCTCCTCCTACGATTATACACTGGACAGGCAAAACTCCCGTTTCCTCGAGGATGCTTCTTTCATAAAACTGAGATCCCTGTCCCTGTCATATAATTTTAATAAACAGCAGTTGAGAAAAATAACTTTCCTCTCTGCTCTGAAAATATTTGCGGAAGGTAATAACCTGTTGGTTATCTCAGGATATTCTGGCATTGATCCGGAAGTAAGTGCCTATGGCTCTTACGGGCTGAATATGGGATTTGATGAACTGACAATGCCGGCACCGCGTACCTGGCGTTTTGGGGTAAAAGCATCTTTTTAA